The sequence below is a genomic window from Dermochelys coriacea isolate rDerCor1 chromosome 17, rDerCor1.pri.v4, whole genome shotgun sequence.
AAACCTTCCAAAGCAGTACTATTTTGAGCACATAGTTGCATTCTCAATTGTATTTAGAAGCTGTCTGCCAATTTTGGTCAAAATTAAACTCTGTTTCCATGAGTTAAGGCCCTTTTTGTGATTTTATGATTTGTTCGGATTGGATGCCCAATAACGTTAAAACATTACATGACACAGACAAACTGCACCACTTCCAGCATCTAAATCCACCCGGGCGATGGCGATGACCACCAGATACATGCCTAACATGTGGTAGCAAAGACATTTTCCTAGCTGATGGGTTACCTCAACGCCCAAAATGGGTCTGGGCTGGTACACTACATACATTTATAAAACCACTCCATGGACAGAACTAAATTCTTTACAAGACAGAATTCTCAAAAACCCTCTCAGCCACCAACACTGCAACCCATCCCCAGGAAATGCCTAGGACAGTCTGTCTTAAAGGTCACCCAACTCCCCTGGGAATTAGACTTCTAGAAACATCTGCAACATTTTCCAATAGCTTATTTATGATCCCTCAAATCCCTGCAAGAGCTGAGATGCTTACTTTGATCCTTTCTGCTTCTCTGAAAGCCAAGCTGAGAATCCTTGTTCAGCCCCATGCCCCAAACTTTGGTAATGTCAGTGGTTTTTGAGGATATTAGCGTGAAGCCAtagccacatgctgcagaggatatctttaagaaaaagcaaaacattgaGTTATAAATCTGTTTTGGAAAATTGAAGCTTATTTGATTTTATAAACTCAGAACCACGTTTGTTTAGACTACTGCCCCCAATTCATGGCAAAGGAGTCTTCTGGGTACAACCCTTATAAGAGGGTCATCAATAGTCCTTATGCTGTTGTGGTTTAAGAATAAAGCTCAAACAGCAGCTAGACAAGCTTCTAAACACTTGTTCTTTTCAGCAACTAGTCCAAAagcttggtttgtttttaaagacacaGCCTGATCtaaacttaaaaattagatcaacttaGCTACGTCGCactgggctgtgaaaaatttcacatcctgATCACTGTAGTTAGGGTGACCTAACCCCAAGAGTAGACATggctagatcaacagaagaattcttccgtcatcttagttaccacctctcagagaggtggattaactacactgatggggaacagagtagcagccgtgttagtctgtattcgcaaaaagaaaagaagtacttgtggcaccttagagactaacaaatttattagagcataagctttcgtgagctacagaatgcatccgatgaagtgagctgtagctcacgaaagcttatgctctaataaatttgttagtctctaaggtgccacaagtactccttttctttatactgatggggaaaaaacccttctgtcaacatgggaagtgtctacactacagttctactgtggcacagctgcaccaccaTAGCTCCACCGTGGTAGCTGTAATCTAGACATGACCTAAGCAGTACGTATAACGACTCGGCAAAACCTATCACATCTGTGGATGTACGAGACAACCCCAAAGTAGTCCAGACTAAAGAGAGACTATGCACTGCTGACCCGATTCTTCTTACTTCTTTTCTGAATAAAATCCAGGATGAAAATTaattctaaactttttttttttttttttaaaatgttttcagtaatAGCACTGCATGGACATAGTACTCAGCTGCAAGTTTAGCACTCCAGGAAGTAATTACTAGTCCCAGACTCTGGGAAGCCCTAGAGAGATTTAAGactctctctcttaaaaaaaaaaaaaaaaaaaaagctgttcatCTAGATGAGACTACAGAGCTTATCAACACCTAAATTCACAAATGCAGCAACCCCTGCAATGCAGTCCTGGTACACGTCAGTCATGCAAAAACTGTGCAGTcttcagggtggataaaaatcaatgattttttaaaaagaaataataaaaaaaaattcgatttttttttaatttaaatcggatttttttgataaaatgctttttgaggaaaaaacctatctaaagattgttttaattaagatatcttATAGTTCAAAGatatcatcatggaatagggattataaattctaattctatagtggGAGACAatgtattcatgtaatgtttaagaaaagttttgtaaatgagttccaaaagTTCATGGATTAAGAACCCAATCTTATAGGGTTCCACAAGTTTCTGTataaattatttaggttaatctttctatctacccaatgggactcagtgctcagtctagaggATATCATCAGAGGTGCTTAGTTtttcagttctcaaactgtggatttgtgtcccAGAGGTAACGTGCTAGTTAACAGAAACaatgttataaaataaaataaaaataaataaatatatagaggtgaaaaataacagacctcaactctattgtccctctgcaaatttgtgtacacagagtcaatcccttacctctctctaaaagtgcaaagtttcaaaaagttcaatgaatagaagattttggggggtggaataaatctggacaaggagaagtcgtctggagataaatgtgagaagcaagggacatacgcttgttttgttaaaatattgtatgcttgctgttgaagaaaaaaatccagaatacttaacgttgttgttttagttaaataaaaccatttaaatgtctgtctggtggatgttctcctcctaatacagcatggcaagaaaatcctccaaatattaatgattaacctgttgaattggagatagttcacctcccagtttACCTTTAGTAAATATAATaaccaaacaaacatttttggatacagctgtaaaactaatctgaaaagttttcaaaataaatcactgtttaaaaatgtataatgtgtaccttttaaaaataaaacctacatttatctctgagttgtgacgaatatgtattaaggttataacaaccaacaagaatgcacttttacgtagaaaaccatgattaaatcgagttttcctgactagtgatttaaatgaAATCCACTCTGGCAGTCATTTTGTGAAATAAAAGAATGAGAAGCAGGACACAGAACATCAAAACTTTTCCACTTCAGCACAATTTGAATAACAAAAATGAAcaggattttgttttctaaactagtaaattgttgggtttttaaaaaaataaaaataaagactcaCAAACCATTTACATGAATTTCAGCCCTCCTCAGGCAGAGTGCAAGCGACCAAGCATTAGGCTAAAGGAATAGAATGAATTTAAACAACTTCTTTAAGATGGGTTTCTAATTTCTTCAAAGTGCAAAGGTACAAAAGAGCAACTGACTTCGGGGATACtttcttcgggggggggggggggtttaaaggAAATTGTGAGCTCTCTAACATTGccattttccccatctctgtTATGGCTCTGGCAATATAGTATataccagagatgggcaaactatggcccgcgggactgtcctgcctggcccttgagctcctggctggggaggctagcccccagcccctcccctgctgtctacCTTCCCCCACAGCATGCTGCCACACAGGCAGCATGacaggctctggccaggtggTGCAGCTGCCAGTCTTAAAGCTCTGAACAACATAGTAAAGGGCCTGGGAGTTGGACAAGGGGCAGGGAACcaggggggagtggagggggagagggagtcaggggacaggaagcagggggcggttggatggggtgaagattctgggagggcagtcaggggacacggaacgggggggagggttggataggtgtgggagtcccagggggcctgtcaggggagcATGGTTGTGGATGGGGTTGGGCAGTCCgcggacagggagctggggggttgggtCCCGGGGTCCTGTCAGGGGgtgagggtgtggataggggtcagggggaAGTCAGGAGATGGGGGGGCTGAATAGGGCCTGGAGTCCTGGGAGGAGGCGATTAGGGGCGGGGGTCCCGGgaaggggcagtcagaggacaagaAGCGGagagggagttggatgggtcggaggttctgaggggggcagtcagggggtgggaagtgggaggggacagatagtaggcaggggccaggctgtttggggggcacagccttccctactcggccctccatacagttttgcaccccaatgtggctctcgggccaaagtttgcccacccctgctatatacCATGCTTAAGCTCTCTAGTGCAGGGGTGACCAACGTGTGGCTCTGGAACCACATGctgctcttcagaggttaatgctgacaccaactttccaatgtgctgggggtgctcactgctcaacccctgcccccactccaccccatgctctcactccttcccctGAGCGGAGGtgcggagggagagggggaacgTGCTGATccgtggggctgccagtgggcaggaggagctgggaaccgggggggggggggagctgatagggggctgctgagctattactgtggctctttggcaacgtacattggtaaattctggctcctgctcaggctcaggctcgggctccccccccccatctataCAGCGTACAAGCTCCTGTGTGTTTGCACAGGTCCGAGAACAATGGAATCCCATTCCTGAAGGGAGCCTCTAAGTACTATCATAGTGCAAGTAATAAACAATGATTGTTATGAGGACACAAACTCTCCTTAGGCACATTGACTCAGCTACGCTGACAGCAATGGAATTAAGGTAAAGCTGTTAAATTAACCCGCAAAAGCTTCATATTTTAGGACAGACACCTGCCAAGTCTGGTTCATTGAGATAAATGCTAAAATCAGCAGATATaaggaagttttttaaaatcaccttcTTAGAATGAATATGTTGCTCTGCATTTTTCAACATGACATTTAAAATCTCAGACCTTGTTCTCTCTTTTATTCAAACAGGCTTAGAGTCCTATTACACTGAGCTAGCATTGACAGTCATTTGAACTTGGAGATTATGTCTCactaaaacacagaaaaaaatcctcATCACCAGAGGAAAATACTTCTTTAAAATGAATCCCCCTGAAAGACATCAGAGACAAGCCTAAACAAAATGATTACACCAAAGCTTGGGAAAGTTAAGGTGCTAATTTTGCAGCTGGTCCCTCTCACTCTAATGAGCTGCACCAAACATCCAAGCCAAAACACCTGTGATCATGGGGAAAGTCAAGATctgaagtaaaagaaaaggagtacttgtggcaccttagagactaacaaatttattagagcataagctttcgtgagctacagctcacttcatcggatgcatcggaagtgagctgtagctcacgaaagcttatgctctaataaatttgttagtctctaaggtgccacaagtactccttttctttttgagaatacagactaacacggctgctactctaagatCTGAAGTGTTGACCTGGATGCATCTCCACTCCCAAGCGTCCTTCCAATAATACTTAATGGGTCTCCCAGCTCTTTTCACCCACCTTCTCAGCTGTTTCCAGGCGGTAGGGTGTGGGCTGGATCCTCCGGTGCTTTTTCCAGCCCGCATCAGGCATAACGAAGCTGGGGATCCCCAGGGCCCCAGCATAACAGAAACCCCAGACAAACACCCTCTCCTTCCGCTTGGCCCTCTCCCCCACATACTGAAAAACTGGGGCAGAGTCCTCACTTTCTCTCACTTCTCTGCTGCTCCTGGTCCTGGCTACTTTGGCAAAGCCTCTGGACAAACCGTGCAGCGGCAGCTCCCTCTGGGGCCCCGATAAACCCCTCTGGGAccccagcacctgcagccccctctgggctACCTGGGGCCCCAATAATCCCCCCTGGGGCCCCAATAGCTGCAGCCCCCTCTGACCTACCTGGGACCCCAATAACCCCTCCTGGGATCCcagcacctgcagccccctctgacCTACCTGGGAccccagcacctgcagccccctctgacCTACCTGGGAccccagcacctgcagccccctctgacCTACCTGGGAccccagcacctgcagccccctctgacCTACCTGGGACCCCAATAACCCCTCCTGGGATCCcagcacctgcagccccctctgggctACCTGGGGCCCCAATAACCCCCCCTTGGAccccagcacctgcagccccctctgacCTACCTGGGAccccagcacctgcagccccctctgacCTACCTGGGACCCCAATAACCCCTCCTGGGATCCcagcacctgcagccccctctgggctACCTGGGGCCCCAATAACCCCCCCTGGGACCCCAATAGCTGCAGCCCCCTCTGACCTACCTGGGAccccagcacctgcagccccctctgagACCCCTGAAGTCCCTGCACCAGTAGCTCCCCCAGGAGCCTCTGCCAGCCCCGGCCCCCAGCGAGGAGCCGCGGAGCCGGGGCCATTGTCCCAGCAGAGCCCGATACGCCcccgctgggctgggctggccacGCCAGCCGCCGCTCTACAGCAGCGCCACGAGCCGCGCGGGAGCCGCCATCTTGGCGACCCTTCCCCTTTGACCTCCCGGGGCCCCGCCCCCGAACCCACGAGAACGGACTCGCCGCGCGGCAGCGCGTGGGTCACGTGGGCAGAACGTGCGGCGGCCATGGCGGCCGAGGCAAGAGCGCTTCAGCAGCCCCGGTCGAGACCTGCCCAATCTCGCGATGTCTGCGATTTAAAGGGGCCAGGCCCAAATTTGGGGGGCCCCGAAGGGAAGCCCAAAAGCATCCTGCAAGGGCCCTACGCTAGCCTTGGGTCGCTACTGGGCTGGCGCAGGCCCCTAAGCGCTGGACATAGCCCCAGCCGCGCGCCAGCCACGGCAGGAGCCAGCCCTAGCCCCTCGGTCCCTGAACAAGGGCAGGAGgcctgggcccagctgccccccTTCCACCAGGCACCCCCGctccccttttctcccctctctaACCTTTGCTTCTTTTTCACACAGAGGGGGCCTGTGTCCATGGCAGCTCTGGGCCCCGggccccaccctcctccctgaGCTTCGCCCTCGGCCCATCTCCCTCCTGGCCCCTGATGCCGGAGCAGCTCAGAAGCTGAGCCTGAAAGGGGGATGGAGAGGAACCAACGCAGGGAGAAcctcaaaaatgttttaatagagaagaaaagcaaaaaacacCGAACGGAGACTGAACATACTTGGAAAGAGCCCTCTGGCTCGCTCTCTCAAACCCCCCTCGCATGGGGAAGAAAAGGCCTACGTACTGACATTGCCGGCTCAACGGGGCAGGCACGGTCATTTGGTTATATGCATAAAGCAGCATCTATCACATTAGCTGATCCTGTCTGTCACTGAGGTCTGGAAGTGCTACCAGGCAGTTCTGCCAACTCTCGCCcatttatcacaagtctcatgctATTTGGTGTTTggtattttttaatgaaagctgaggttcttatgcaaagtaagtttctagcctttatgactgcagagaaaagcttgaaaacgccTAAAGCCTCAAAAATCAAGACGGCAAATCCAAGAATCTCAACTTTGTTGtgtaaaaatctcatgatttttaagacaatcccGTGATTTTCATGGGGCCGACTTACTGTTTTTAAACccgatacaaataataaatgagagTCTCTACACGTTTTTCTGTTTTCCCATTAGAAGGCAGGAGGGAGCCAAATTTTGTTAGACCCTAGCAGCCCTTGGACACTTTGCAAAAGTTATCAGTTACAATTACAGCCATAGATTGTTACTGTAGATAGCCAGATGGAATTTCCTCTTTGATATCAACATCTTTTGTAAGAGGCCTGTGGTAAACCCACTGTGCAATAGCCACTGCATGTTGGGAAGGATCTGTCAGGAAATCCCTTTCTTCAGTAACTCTTGCAATATGCCACTCAACTTTTGTTGAACGTGTAGCAGATCTTGGCTGCAGGAGTCAGATTGCAATTCAGCAGCTCTTTTCTCTGACTTGTTTAATCAATCAGTCATTTAGCCAACATGAGTGTATTACACACATAAAATGCCTTTTCAAACCACAGACATATTTAGCTAGTAAAACACTGTACTGGATTAAGAGAGATGTATGTATTAACTTTACATGGGAGTCTCCTACAATAACAGAGTCACAAAAATGGCTATATTACAGAGCAAGCTAATAAGTGCAAACCATATCATCTAGGTTCCAAGTTCAAATGGTGGGAAAAGAATCAACTAAGAATCTCTTATTGCTCGATGCAAAAAAGTCAGTGAAGTCCCaggtagcccagaaggggctgcaggtcaATGAGAGACGAGTTCACCCAACAGCTCATCTGATCAGTGCCATGATCAACtgtaacaaggagtccggtgacatgttagccctggtctacactgtgggcgGGGGgagtcgacctaagatatgcaacttcagctatgcgaaTAGCATGGCTGAAGTCGgagtatcttaggtcgacttacctggccatgaCGATGGCGGCGAGTCgaccgctgctgctcccccatcgactctgcttccgcctctcacaagctggagttccggagtcgatgggGAGCACGTTCGGGGAtaaatttatcgcatctagacaagacacaataaatcgatccctaatagattgatcactaccagttagagacactaagatttatttgggcataagcttttgtgggtaaaaaacccacttcttcagctgcatggagtgaacctcctcatcaattattgggagtggactacatccatccCGTCTAAATTGGCCTTTAACAttggttctccatttgtaaggcaactcccttctcttcatgtgccagtatatatttatgcctgtatctgtaattttcagtccatgcatctgaagaagtgggttttttacccacaaaagcttatgcccaaataaatctgttagtcgttaaagtgccaccggactcctctttatttttgtggatacagactaacacggctaccccctgatccTTGATCAGCCATATTTTGTGTAGCAGATCatagtaaacttttttttaaaatgtaatcagtTACTGAGAATATCTTGCCGAATTCTGTCCTAGTGCACCAATTCAGCCTCATTGTACTCCCTGGGATTGCACAAGTATAAATGAAGACTAAATTTGTCCCATCAAGGTTAGAACAATTCAGATTTGTTGAGAGGCTGAATTATATGTGGAACCTTAATTGAAGTGCCATAACCTGTAGCTCTGAGAAACTCTATGACGACTGCCACTCTCGTAGTGGTGCCAACATTCACCAGAACTGTCCAGTCTGGCTACAGAGTCCTGGCAGAGAATAAGCATCAGctttatattttttccccaatgggATCATTTGATCTTGTTCTTCGTGCTCTCTGTACAACGATTCATGATCAGGTCCTTACTGGGTCGTGGCGGAACAGCCGGTTGGGCCTTGGACACATTTTCCACcatttcatttttctctcctaCAAATGACAAGACATAAAAATATGTGAAAGTTCCATGCCAGGACCACTTTAATATCTATGCATATTGGTCTGGGACTTTCAGAGGAGGCCAAGTGACATAGGTACCCTAGTCCCAGTGAATTTGATCCCAGCATAAAAGTGTGATGTCAGTGGGTCCAAGATCAAGTACTAGATTGGCTCCTTCTAAAGGGAACACAGCGGCTGAAAAAATGATTTACAATCTGTGAAGGATTTGTTAGCATCAACCCCCATAAAGCCATCACTCTCTTGTTCTAAACATTCAAAAACTTCCACCTGGGGAAAGtatttttcccttccttctctctACATTTTTCTGTGGTTTGCTTTATTCCTGGATTtcaaggccagacaggaccattagatcattagtctgacctcctgtgtaacacaggccagagaatttcatccaccTATATCATATGATAATTTACTAAATATGGGCCCAATCCTATATGAGGTGAGAAGCGCATCTTGAAAGGTACTGAGCATCCTCAATTAGCCTCTAGTCAAAGCAAGAACAAAGcacgtacttaactttaagcacctccATTGAGTTCTGTGGGAATTAAGCAGGTGCTTGGAGTCAGGCTCATGTTTATACGTTTTGCTAATAGGGATGGACACATGCTTAAAGCTCTTTGCTAAATCATGGCTCTaatgaggtgctcagcaccttgtaggatcaggcccttgattaGTTGAGGGGGCTGATGTCACAACattttttgattcaccaaatTGCAGGCAAAgagccagcagcagagtttggatcAAGTTTCAAGTTGTCTCTTGGgtagctggctggttcttgctcagaATCTAGCTGATCGCTGGATGTGGGGTTGggattcaggaaggaatttttccccaggtcagattggcagtgaccttggagggtttcaccttcctttgcagcatggggatATGGGCCATTTGCTAGGTTCATCTGGGTATATcacaatcaattccctgccattgcaggggctcAGGCACTGGATGCACCTGAGTCTCTCCTATTTTCTCTCTGTGGCTCATGATAGTCTAGTCTCTCAAAGGCTATAACACTTTggtttaatttcagttgttgTGTATGGAGTGCGGgtggcctgtgttagacaggtcagattagatgatctgctaatcccttctagccttaaactctaggCCTATAAAGTCTGGATCCAGAGGTTTGGTGTGGGTCTCTCTCTGTCTAACTCAATGTGTTATTTAGCTTGCCGTGTTGCTCCAAGATCATTGTATAGCTTCCCATTCACTAGGAACGTCACAAATGCATCACTGGGCTTTCCATACATTACCTCCCATTATTTGCAGGCATTTAAGACATTTCAGAAATCGGAACTCAGTTTCAACCCTTTGGGGGTTAGTACCTGCCCTTCTGGGGCCTGCCCTATTTCCACCTCCATGATTTTTCATACGCTCAATGCCCTGCTATTCCAGAAATGAACCTATGCATCTCTTGAACTCACTCCTTCTGCAGTCTTTGCTTCAGTGGCCTTTCCCTTTTACTTTTTCCATATATGTCTAACTCTTTGTATGAAACCCACTTCCCTATTTACTGCTTGTAGAAAACTGCTTTGTCAGGATTGCGAGAGACTGTAACCACCATCAGATTCATCGGCCATTTCATAATGAAGACAATTTCTCTAGAGCCCCTCAGTCTGTACCGTTCTAAAGAGAATAAACCAAACTCCTTTGTAGCCTGATGCTTGTAAGCACTGAGCACCCATAGCCATCAGTGAAGGCAATGGGAGGTGCACATGTTTGGCTCCTTGAAAATCTGACTCTTGGCCATTCCTTACAGTCTGGATTGACCTGGCATTGATTTGGTTGCCTGGAACTGCTGTAGAAGTGCTGTGTGCAGCTCAAAATTAGACCAAGTGGCCGTCATTAACTCTGGTGTGTGGATTCTCTCTCTGTCACaaacacccctgagcaacatcagCAAGGTATGAGGACTTGCCGTGTGGTGGATAGACTAGGAAGCGTAGTGATGTCCACCAGCCCAGAGACCTAATGCACATAAGGGTCTCCTTGAGTACAACCATCCTCACCCCCTGCCGTAcatgacacaggctttcagtcTAGTGGGTACGTCAGACTGAAACTTACTGATAGTGTTGGACTTGTTCTGGAGATTGCTCTGCATCTTCATCTTCCTATACTTCATGCTGTTCCGTCTGTACATCTCCTGGCTGATCTGTCTTCGGCTTTGCTTGTGGATGCTCTTGACATTTCGGATGGTCGACCTGCGTAGAGAAAGAGTGAATCTTTCAGCTTTTGCCATTTTAGCTATCTATTCTTTCTTACTTACAGGTTCCCACAGGTTCTCTTGTAGGTCTGGCAGAGTC
It includes:
- the RCC1L gene encoding RCC1-like G exchanging factor-like protein isoform X3, with product MAAARSAHVTHALPRGESVLVGSGAGPREVKGEGSPRWRLPRGSWRCCRAAAGVASPAQRGRIGLCWDNGPGSAAPRWGPGLAEAPGGATGAGTSGVSEGAAGAGVPGRSEGAAGLLGSQVGQRGLQVLGSQVGQRGLQVLGSKGGLLGPQVGQRGLQVLGSQVGQRGLQVLGSQVGQRGLQVLGSQVGQRGLQVLGSQEGLLGSQVGQRGLQLLGPQGGLLGPQVAQRGLQVLGSQRGLSGPQRELPLHGLSRGFAKVARTRSSREVRESEDSAPVFQYVGERAKRKERVFVWGFCYAGALGIPSFVMPDAGWKKHRRIQPTPYRLETAEKISSAACGYGFTLISSKTTDITKVWGMGLNKDSQLGFQRSRKDQTKSYEYVLEPSPIPLPLDTPQETRILQVSCGRAHSLILTDKEGVFSMGNNSYGQCGRKVTEGEIYSESHLIHRLRKFEGRVVQVVCGQDHSLFRTERGEVYSCGWGADGQTGLGHYNITSVPTKLGGDIAGVNIVQVATYGDSCLAVSDEGHLFGWGNSEYMQLASITETTQVNVPRHLPFKIGKIKDAACGGTGNAVVNEEGNVFVWGYGILGKGPNLVETATPEMIPPTLFGLSDFSPDTRVSRIRCGLSQFAALNNRGELFVWGKNIRGCLGIGRMEDQYFPWRVTVPGEVVDVACGVDHMVTLVKSFI
- the RCC1L gene encoding RCC1-like G exchanging factor-like protein isoform X10; protein product: MAPAPRLLAGGRGWQRLLGELLVQGLQGSQRGLLGPQVAQRGLQVLGSQEGLLGSQVGQRGLQVLGSQVGQRGLQVLGSKGGLLGPQVAQRGLQVLGSQEGLLGSQVGQRGLQVLGSQVGQRGLQVLGSQVGQRGLQVLGSQVGQRGLQVLGSQEGLLGSQVGQRGLQLLGPQGGLLGPQVAQRGLQVLGSQRGLSGPQRELPLHGLSRGFAKVARTRSSREVRESEDSAPVFQYVGERAKRKERVFVWGFCYAGALGIPSFVMPDAGWKKHRRIQPTPYRLETAEKISSAACGYGFTLISSKTTDITKVWGMGLNKDSQLGFQRSRKDQTKSYEYVLEPSPIPLPLDTPQETRILQVSCGRAHSLILTDKEGVFSMGNNSYGQCGRKVTEGEIYSESHLIHRLRKFEGRVVQVVCGQDHSLFRTERGEVYSCGWGADGQTGLGHYNITSVPTKLGGDIAGVNIVQVATYGDSCLAVSDEGHLFGWGNSEYMQLASITETTQVNVPRHLPFKIGKIKDAACGGTGNAVVNEEGNVFVWGYGILGKGPNLVETATPEMIPPTLFGLSDFSPDTRVSRIRCGLSQFAALNNRGELFVWGKNIRGCLGIGRMEDQYFPWRVTVPGEVVDVACGVDHMVTLVKSFI